One genomic region from Arthrobacter sp. FB24 encodes:
- the betT gene encoding choline BCCT transporter BetT produces MGPMSHNSSARPGAAPAAGAPSPPNQSPSQDAAPERTTRVNKTVFFGSAAGVVGIALWAMLAKDNAEAVIGSMVGWVSTNMGWYYFLIVTAVVVFVLVAALSRVGKTKLGPDHSKPQFGMFTWAAMLFAAGIGIDLMFFSVSEPVSQYLAPPQGEGGTAEAARQALVWTLFHYGITGWALYALMGLALGYFAYRHNLPLSIRSALYPIFGKKIEGPLGHAVDIAALLGTIFGIATSLGIGVVQLNYGLNFMFGIPENLAVQIGLIALSVVMATVSVVSGVEKGIRRLSELNVILAVALMLFVLVTGKTSFLLDGIVQNVGDVMSRFPAMTLDTFAYDRPTDWLNAWTLFFWAWWIAWAPFVGLFLARISRGRTIRQFVLGTMTVPFLFILLWISVFGNSSIDLIMNGNAAFGEAAMSHPERGFYSLLSQYPGVPVTAAVATFTGLLFYVTSADSGALVMANFTSHLKDADADGPEWMRVFWAVATGLLTLAMLMVGGVATLQNATIVMGLPLSLLLVFIMLGLYKALRVENSLNDSYRASLPGIITGRAGEQRGGRSWRQRLTRAMSYPGRRQTTRFVETVAVPALREVSEELKAQGAETVLSVSTVESCGIDSADLQLAMGEERPFKYQIYPVQYETPSYATRRADPDDHYYRMEVFSLEGSHGYDLMGYTKEQVITDVLDHYEQHLEFLHLNRAAPGNTVLVEDQVAKDNWESDFETQEAAK; encoded by the coding sequence ATGGGACCAATGAGCCACAACTCCTCAGCGCGCCCCGGCGCAGCGCCGGCCGCTGGCGCACCCTCACCACCAAACCAGTCACCGTCGCAGGACGCCGCGCCGGAACGCACCACGCGGGTCAACAAGACCGTCTTTTTCGGCTCGGCTGCGGGCGTGGTGGGCATCGCGCTCTGGGCCATGCTCGCCAAGGACAACGCCGAGGCCGTCATCGGGTCCATGGTGGGCTGGGTGTCCACCAACATGGGCTGGTACTACTTCCTGATTGTCACGGCCGTGGTGGTTTTCGTCCTCGTGGCCGCGCTGTCACGGGTGGGCAAGACCAAGCTCGGACCGGACCATTCCAAGCCCCAGTTCGGCATGTTCACCTGGGCCGCCATGCTGTTCGCCGCCGGCATCGGGATCGACCTGATGTTCTTCTCCGTGTCCGAACCGGTCAGCCAGTACCTTGCCCCGCCGCAGGGCGAAGGAGGTACCGCTGAGGCCGCCCGGCAGGCCCTGGTCTGGACCCTGTTCCACTACGGCATCACCGGCTGGGCGCTCTACGCGCTGATGGGGTTGGCGCTGGGCTACTTCGCCTACCGCCACAATCTTCCGCTAAGCATCCGCTCCGCGCTGTACCCGATCTTCGGCAAGAAGATCGAGGGCCCGCTGGGGCATGCCGTGGACATCGCCGCCCTGCTCGGCACCATCTTCGGTATCGCCACTTCGCTGGGCATTGGGGTGGTCCAGCTCAACTACGGCCTGAACTTCATGTTCGGCATCCCGGAGAACCTCGCCGTCCAGATCGGCCTGATCGCCCTGTCCGTGGTGATGGCCACTGTCTCGGTGGTGTCCGGCGTCGAGAAGGGCATCCGGCGGCTGTCCGAACTCAACGTGATCCTGGCCGTGGCCCTGATGCTGTTCGTGCTGGTGACCGGCAAGACCAGCTTCCTGCTGGACGGCATCGTGCAGAACGTCGGCGACGTCATGAGCCGTTTCCCGGCCATGACCCTGGACACCTTCGCGTACGACCGGCCCACCGACTGGCTGAATGCCTGGACCCTGTTCTTCTGGGCCTGGTGGATCGCCTGGGCGCCGTTCGTCGGCCTGTTCCTGGCCCGCATCTCCCGCGGCCGCACCATCCGCCAGTTCGTGCTCGGCACCATGACCGTCCCGTTCCTCTTCATCCTGCTGTGGATTTCCGTGTTCGGGAACTCCAGCATCGACCTGATCATGAACGGCAACGCGGCCTTCGGCGAAGCCGCGATGAGCCACCCGGAGCGCGGCTTCTACAGCCTGCTGTCCCAGTACCCCGGCGTTCCGGTGACGGCCGCCGTCGCCACCTTCACGGGACTGCTGTTCTACGTGACCTCCGCCGACTCCGGAGCCCTGGTGATGGCCAACTTCACCTCGCACCTCAAGGACGCGGACGCCGACGGTCCGGAATGGATGCGCGTGTTCTGGGCGGTGGCAACCGGCCTGCTGACGCTAGCCATGCTGATGGTGGGCGGCGTGGCCACCCTGCAGAACGCCACAATTGTCATGGGCCTGCCGCTGTCCCTGCTCCTGGTTTTCATCATGCTGGGGCTGTACAAGGCGCTGCGGGTGGAGAACTCGCTCAACGACAGCTACCGCGCCAGCCTGCCGGGCATCATCACCGGCCGTGCGGGCGAACAGCGCGGCGGCCGCAGCTGGCGCCAGCGCCTCACCCGGGCCATGAGCTATCCCGGCCGCCGGCAGACCACGCGGTTCGTCGAAACCGTGGCCGTGCCGGCGCTCCGGGAGGTCAGCGAGGAACTGAAGGCCCAGGGCGCCGAGACCGTGCTTTCGGTGTCCACGGTGGAGTCCTGCGGGATCGACAGTGCGGACCTGCAGCTCGCCATGGGCGAGGAGCGGCCGTTCAAATACCAGATCTACCCGGTGCAGTACGAGACGCCGTCCTACGCCACCCGGCGGGCGGACCCGGACGACCACTACTACCGGATGGAAGTGTTCTCCCTCGAGGGCAGCCACGGCTACGACCTCATGGGCTACACGAAGGAACAGGTCATCACCGATGTCCTGGACCACTACGAACAGCACCTGGAATTCCTGCACCTGAACCGTGCAGCGCCGGGCAACACCGTCCTGGTCGAAGACCAGGTGGCTAAAGACAATTGGGAATCAGACTTCGAAACGCAGGAGGCAGCGAAATGA
- a CDS encoding sulfate/molybdate ABC transporter ATP-binding protein — translation MSFHLQATVRARGFDVGLSLAPGETVAVLGPNGAGKSTLLNIIAGLLRPDAGRAEIDGKVLFNLDGGATAWTAPHHRGTALLAQEPLLFPHLSALENVAFGPRSAGTARKAARESARKWLAAVDAADLETRRPAELSGGQAQRVAVARALAANPEVLLLDEPMAALDIHAAPLLRRLLKKVLAGRRAIIITHDVLDALMLADRVIVLEGGRIAEEGPTRQVLQRPRSRFAAGLAGLNLISGTLTATGLRTAEGMEVAGHRDEEALPDDAWPAGPAGQPGVAAFPPSAVSVFLTDAHGSPRNSFAVAVTDLEQHGDQIRVRAGGMSADITPAASADLGLAPGMTVYFVIKAAAVAVYPA, via the coding sequence GTGAGCTTCCACCTGCAGGCAACCGTGCGTGCCCGCGGATTCGACGTCGGACTGAGCCTCGCGCCGGGCGAAACCGTTGCGGTTCTCGGCCCCAACGGGGCCGGGAAATCGACCCTCCTCAACATCATCGCCGGGCTGCTGCGGCCGGATGCCGGCCGCGCCGAAATCGACGGCAAAGTGCTGTTCAACCTCGACGGCGGCGCCACCGCCTGGACTGCACCGCACCACCGCGGCACGGCCCTGCTCGCGCAGGAACCACTGCTGTTCCCGCACCTCAGCGCCCTGGAAAACGTGGCCTTCGGGCCCCGCAGCGCCGGGACGGCAAGGAAAGCGGCGCGGGAGTCGGCCCGGAAATGGCTGGCCGCGGTGGATGCGGCGGACCTCGAAACCCGCCGCCCCGCCGAGCTCTCCGGCGGCCAGGCCCAGCGCGTGGCCGTCGCCCGGGCGCTCGCGGCCAACCCCGAAGTACTGCTGCTGGACGAGCCCATGGCCGCCCTGGACATCCACGCCGCGCCGCTGCTCCGCAGGCTCCTGAAAAAGGTCCTGGCCGGGCGCCGCGCCATCATCATCACCCACGACGTCCTGGACGCCCTGATGCTGGCCGACCGGGTGATCGTGCTCGAAGGGGGCAGGATCGCCGAGGAAGGGCCCACCCGCCAGGTCCTGCAGCGGCCCCGGAGCCGGTTCGCCGCCGGGCTGGCCGGGCTCAACCTCATTTCCGGGACCCTTACCGCCACAGGGCTCCGGACCGCGGAGGGCATGGAGGTGGCCGGTCACCGGGACGAGGAAGCCCTCCCGGACGATGCCTGGCCCGCCGGTCCCGCCGGTCAGCCCGGCGTGGCGGCCTTCCCGCCGTCGGCCGTTTCCGTGTTCCTGACGGACGCGCACGGCAGTCCGCGGAACTCGTTCGCCGTCGCTGTCACCGACCTGGAGCAGCACGGGGACCAGATCCGGGTGCGCGCCGGCGGGATGTCGGCCGATATCACGCCGGCCGCCTCCGCAGACCTGGGACTGGCGCCGGGAATGACCGTCTACTTCGTGATCAAGGCGGCAGCGGTAGCCGTCTACCCGGCGTAG
- a CDS encoding ABC transporter permease codes for MDRANVSGYHGIPRWIYAIAAAGGLFVLLPLAAMAARVNWPQFIPLVTSESSLTALALSLRTSAASTVLCIVFGVPLALVLARSSFRGQRLLRAFVLLPLVLPPVVGGIALLYTFGRQGLLGRSLEAAGIQIAFSTTAVVLAQTFVALPFLVVSLEGALRTAGGRYEAVAATLGARPTTVLRRVTVPLVLPGLASGAVLSFARSLGEFGATLTFAGSLQGVTRTLPLEIYLQRETDADAAVALSLVLVAVAVTVVGLTYRRPAQQSQRSSPADSTAGRLDTGRPDDGSLGGAR; via the coding sequence ATGGACCGAGCCAACGTGAGCGGTTACCACGGCATCCCGCGCTGGATCTATGCCATCGCAGCGGCAGGCGGACTGTTCGTTCTTCTGCCGCTGGCCGCGATGGCTGCCAGGGTCAACTGGCCCCAGTTCATCCCGCTGGTCACGTCCGAATCCTCCCTGACGGCCCTTGCGCTCAGCCTGCGGACCTCGGCCGCGAGCACCGTCTTGTGCATCGTTTTCGGCGTTCCGCTTGCCCTGGTGCTGGCCCGCTCGAGCTTCCGGGGCCAGCGGCTGCTGCGCGCCTTCGTGCTGCTGCCACTGGTGCTGCCGCCGGTGGTGGGCGGCATCGCGCTCCTGTACACCTTCGGCCGCCAGGGCCTGCTGGGGCGCAGCCTTGAGGCTGCCGGGATCCAAATTGCGTTTTCGACGACGGCGGTGGTGCTCGCGCAGACCTTCGTGGCGTTGCCGTTCCTGGTGGTGAGTTTGGAAGGCGCACTGCGCACGGCCGGCGGACGATACGAGGCTGTGGCGGCCACACTCGGTGCCCGCCCCACCACAGTGCTGCGCCGCGTCACCGTGCCGCTGGTGTTGCCCGGCCTGGCGTCCGGCGCCGTGTTGTCCTTCGCCCGGAGCCTGGGCGAATTCGGTGCGACGCTCACCTTCGCCGGGAGCCTGCAGGGGGTGACGCGGACGCTGCCGCTGGAAATCTACCTGCAGCGGGAGACGGACGCCGATGCCGCCGTCGCGCTTTCGCTCGTCCTGGTGGCTGTCGCCGTGACAGTGGTGGGACTGACTTACCGGCGCCCGGCTCAGCAGAGCCAACGCAGTTCGCCGGCAGACAGCACCGCCGGCAGGCTGGACACCGGCCGGCCGGACGATGGAAGTCTGGGCGGTGCCCGGTGA
- the modA gene encoding molybdate ABC transporter substrate-binding protein, with the protein MNTRKPRFAALLTAAALTAGLAACAPSASTSAGPAAGASSDTAGQLSGTITVFAAASLKATFTTLADEFEKKNPGTKVTLSFAGSSDLATQISQGAPADVFASADTTNMAKLADAGLLDGAATNFATNVLQIAVPPSNPASIGSFADLARPGVKVVVCAGQVPCGAAADAVEKAAGVTIAPVSEESSVTDVLGKVTSGEADAGLVYVTDVKAAGTKAKGIPFAEAGKAVNTYPIATVGASRNKQLAAAFVAMVASADGRKTLADAGFGAP; encoded by the coding sequence GTGAACACCAGGAAACCGCGCTTTGCGGCACTGCTGACAGCGGCGGCGCTCACCGCAGGCCTTGCCGCTTGCGCTCCGTCAGCGTCGACGTCGGCCGGCCCTGCGGCCGGCGCATCCTCGGACACGGCCGGGCAGCTTTCCGGGACCATCACCGTTTTTGCGGCAGCTTCGCTCAAAGCCACCTTCACAACGCTCGCGGACGAGTTTGAGAAGAAGAACCCGGGCACCAAGGTGACACTCAGCTTCGCCGGTTCCTCGGACCTGGCCACGCAGATCAGCCAGGGTGCGCCCGCTGACGTGTTTGCCTCCGCAGACACCACGAACATGGCCAAGCTCGCCGACGCGGGACTCCTCGACGGCGCGGCGACGAACTTCGCCACCAATGTCCTGCAGATAGCGGTCCCGCCGTCCAACCCGGCGTCGATCGGTTCCTTCGCGGACCTGGCCAGGCCCGGCGTCAAAGTGGTGGTCTGCGCGGGCCAGGTCCCGTGCGGTGCCGCGGCGGACGCCGTTGAAAAGGCTGCCGGCGTCACGATTGCCCCGGTCAGTGAAGAATCATCCGTCACCGACGTCCTGGGCAAAGTGACGTCGGGTGAGGCCGATGCCGGCCTGGTGTACGTCACCGACGTCAAGGCCGCCGGCACCAAGGCGAAGGGAATCCCGTTCGCGGAAGCCGGCAAGGCCGTCAACACCTATCCCATCGCCACCGTAGGCGCCAGCAGGAACAAGCAACTGGCCGCAGCGTTCGTCGCCATGGTGGCCAGCGCCGACGGCAGGAAGACCCTCGCCGACGCGGGCTTCGGGGCTCCCTAA
- a CDS encoding TOBE domain-containing protein translates to MPTIRIAEAARFLGVSDDTVRRWTENGSLTPVKDESGRLAVDGFELASLAREQAQLPDDPTRVGSSARNRFVGLVTGITADKVMAQVELQCGPFRVVSLMSSEAVRELGLELGSVATAVVKATTVIIETPQGKSIV, encoded by the coding sequence ATGCCCACCATACGCATTGCGGAAGCAGCCCGGTTCCTCGGTGTCAGCGACGATACCGTCCGGCGCTGGACCGAGAACGGAAGCCTCACCCCGGTGAAGGACGAATCCGGCCGCCTGGCCGTGGACGGGTTCGAGCTGGCATCCCTGGCCCGCGAGCAGGCGCAGCTGCCGGATGACCCCACCCGGGTGGGCAGTTCCGCACGGAACCGTTTCGTCGGCCTGGTCACGGGAATCACCGCAGACAAGGTCATGGCCCAGGTGGAACTGCAGTGCGGGCCATTCCGCGTCGTGTCCCTGATGAGCAGCGAAGCTGTCCGCGAGCTCGGCCTGGAGCTCGGTTCCGTGGCCACGGCCGTGGTCAAGGCCACCACCGTGATCATTGAAACGCCGCAGGGAAAGAGCATCGTGTGA
- a CDS encoding FAD-binding oxidoreductase, with the protein MKWIRPDSPDYDESRKLFNAMIDRRPAVIAQCGTPADVAQALQYARDNELPVAVRAGGHSVAGMSMNDGGLVVDVRPMKSVKVDPESRTVTAGAGLTCGEFDRATQEHGLALTGGRVSTTGLAGFTLGGGSGWLERAFGFACDDLVSVDLVTAGGDQVTASARENPELFWALHGGGGNFGVATSFTFGLHELGPTVHAGIMLWPGNAATDVSRGFRELALAAPNEECATLIYLTAPPEPFVPAEMVGKMAVAVVYIYAGDAGEGAERAKPYRALDPAVDLLGDTNYADFQCSLDDPPGMYNYWSADYHNELSDDALDVIIDSARRLPGQHSQQLIAHWGGAVGGPAAAATPLLNRNANWVSHPFGLGETPEEGEEARAWVKHFRHDIAPYATGGVWLNFIGDEGQARVRAAFGNENFDRLSRVKRDFDPDNVFRGNQNIPPAPE; encoded by the coding sequence ATGAAATGGATCAGGCCTGACAGTCCGGATTATGACGAATCCCGGAAGCTTTTCAACGCAATGATCGACCGGCGTCCGGCCGTCATTGCCCAATGCGGCACCCCCGCCGACGTTGCCCAGGCACTCCAGTATGCGCGCGACAACGAACTGCCCGTGGCCGTCCGGGCGGGGGGCCACTCGGTGGCCGGGATGTCCATGAACGACGGCGGCCTGGTGGTGGACGTCCGCCCCATGAAATCGGTCAAGGTGGATCCGGAAAGCCGCACGGTCACCGCCGGAGCGGGCCTCACCTGCGGTGAGTTCGATCGCGCAACACAGGAGCACGGCCTGGCCCTGACGGGCGGCCGCGTCTCCACCACCGGGCTGGCAGGCTTCACGCTGGGCGGCGGCTCCGGCTGGCTGGAGCGGGCCTTCGGCTTTGCCTGCGACGACCTGGTCTCGGTGGACCTGGTCACTGCCGGCGGCGACCAGGTGACCGCCAGCGCACGGGAGAACCCGGAACTGTTCTGGGCCTTGCACGGCGGCGGCGGCAACTTCGGCGTGGCCACGTCCTTCACGTTCGGGCTCCACGAACTGGGCCCGACGGTCCATGCCGGCATTATGCTCTGGCCGGGGAATGCAGCCACCGACGTCAGCCGCGGCTTCCGGGAACTTGCCCTGGCGGCACCCAACGAGGAATGTGCCACCCTCATCTATCTGACAGCCCCGCCTGAGCCGTTTGTTCCCGCGGAGATGGTGGGAAAGATGGCTGTTGCCGTGGTGTACATCTATGCCGGGGACGCCGGCGAAGGCGCCGAGAGGGCCAAGCCGTACCGCGCGCTCGACCCGGCAGTGGATCTTCTGGGAGACACCAATTACGCCGACTTCCAGTGCTCGCTTGACGATCCCCCGGGCATGTACAACTACTGGAGCGCCGACTACCACAATGAGCTTTCCGACGACGCCCTGGACGTCATCATCGATTCTGCGCGTAGGCTGCCCGGCCAGCACTCACAGCAGCTGATCGCACACTGGGGAGGTGCGGTGGGCGGACCGGCCGCGGCAGCCACACCGCTGCTGAACCGCAACGCCAACTGGGTCAGCCACCCCTTCGGGCTGGGTGAAACACCGGAGGAGGGCGAGGAAGCCAGGGCGTGGGTGAAGCATTTCCGCCACGACATCGCGCCATATGCCACCGGCGGGGTGTGGCTGAACTTCATCGGCGACGAAGGCCAGGCGCGGGTACGCGCGGCCTTCGGGAATGAGAACTTCGACCGGCTGTCCCGGGTGAAACGCGACTTCGACCCGGACAACGTGTTCCGCGGCAACCAGAACATTCCGCCCGCCCCGGAGTAG
- a CDS encoding DUF4031 domain-containing protein: MAVYLDPPLWPAHGTHFSHLISDTSLDELHRFAEAAGIPERAFDGDHYDVSEARYDSLVEAGAIPVEARILVRKLIACGLRIPARQRGKALKVPLLNRWNAVLPGHDALFLDLLDRWGEEHRKYHGRTHLLSVLEALDLLTEPADPPRTVVLAAWFHDAVYRGIAGQDEEESARLAEDRLLHAGLTEDEAYEVGRLVRLTADHRPEPGDDDGALLCDADLSVLGGEPKAYGRYLSAVREDFAHIGDADFAAGRAAVVRHLLDLDPLFNTARGRELWLDSARRNLAGELA; the protein is encoded by the coding sequence ATGGCCGTCTACCTGGATCCGCCGCTCTGGCCAGCCCACGGAACCCACTTTTCGCACCTGATCTCGGACACCTCCCTCGATGAGCTGCACCGCTTCGCGGAGGCCGCCGGCATTCCGGAGCGCGCGTTCGACGGCGACCACTACGACGTCTCCGAGGCCAGGTACGACTCCCTGGTGGAGGCCGGTGCCATCCCCGTGGAGGCCAGGATCCTGGTCCGCAAGCTGATTGCCTGCGGACTCCGCATCCCCGCCCGCCAGCGTGGCAAGGCCCTCAAGGTGCCGCTCCTGAACCGCTGGAACGCCGTGCTGCCCGGCCACGACGCCCTGTTCCTGGACCTGCTGGACCGCTGGGGCGAGGAACACCGGAAGTACCACGGCCGCACCCACCTGCTGTCCGTCCTGGAGGCCCTGGACCTGCTCACTGAACCGGCTGACCCGCCACGCACCGTGGTTCTCGCCGCCTGGTTCCACGACGCCGTCTACCGCGGGATCGCCGGACAGGACGAGGAGGAATCGGCACGGCTGGCCGAGGACAGGCTCCTGCACGCCGGACTTACCGAGGATGAGGCGTACGAGGTGGGGCGGCTGGTCCGTCTCACTGCGGACCACCGCCCGGAGCCGGGAGACGACGACGGCGCCCTCCTGTGCGACGCGGACCTGTCGGTTCTCGGCGGCGAACCCAAGGCGTACGGCCGCTACCTCAGCGCCGTCCGGGAAGACTTCGCGCACATCGGCGACGCCGACTTCGCGGCGGGACGCGCCGCCGTCGTGCGCCACCTGCTGGATCTGGACCCGCTGTTCAACACGGCCCGCGGCCGTGAGCTCTGGCTTGACTCCGCCCGGCGAAACCTGGCGGGCGAGCTCGCGTGA
- a CDS encoding 2-phosphosulfolactate phosphatase: MSEVQAAHRQLPFTVRFEWGRNGAIAVAPGAELAVVVDVLCFTTCVSVAVDRGADVFPYRWKDGTAADFAAEQDAVLAGRRGGSGVSLSPASLRSAPALDRVVLPSPNGSALAHSLAGTVPRVAAVCLRNARATAEWAARNLPPAAVIAVIAAGEKWPDGGLRPALEDELGAGAFLAALPEHRRNWFSPEAQGAMDAFTAAEPRLGGTLLESSSGRELVFGGYQEDVEIAAELNGSAAVALLDGGAFRRA; encoded by the coding sequence GTGAGCGAGGTTCAGGCCGCGCACCGGCAACTGCCGTTTACGGTCCGCTTCGAGTGGGGCCGCAACGGCGCCATAGCCGTAGCGCCGGGAGCCGAACTGGCTGTGGTGGTGGATGTCCTGTGTTTCACCACCTGTGTGAGCGTCGCCGTGGACCGCGGCGCCGACGTGTTCCCCTATCGCTGGAAAGACGGCACCGCCGCTGATTTCGCCGCGGAGCAGGACGCAGTTCTCGCCGGCAGGCGCGGCGGGAGCGGGGTGAGCCTTTCCCCTGCCAGCCTGCGCTCCGCGCCGGCTCTGGACAGGGTGGTGCTTCCCTCGCCCAACGGCTCCGCCCTGGCCCACTCCCTGGCGGGTACCGTACCGCGGGTGGCCGCGGTGTGCCTCCGCAACGCCCGCGCCACCGCCGAGTGGGCGGCCCGGAACCTTCCGCCCGCAGCGGTGATCGCCGTCATCGCGGCCGGCGAAAAATGGCCCGACGGCGGACTCCGGCCCGCGCTGGAGGACGAGTTGGGAGCGGGGGCCTTCCTGGCCGCGCTGCCAGAGCACCGCCGGAACTGGTTCTCCCCGGAGGCGCAGGGGGCGATGGACGCGTTCACCGCTGCGGAGCCACGCCTTGGTGGCACGCTGCTGGAATCCTCCAGCGGACGGGAGCTCGTTTTCGGCGGCTACCAGGAGGACGTGGAGATCGCTGCTGAACTCAACGGGAGCGCCGCCGTCGCGCTTCTCGACGGCGGCGCGTTCCGCCGGGCTTAG
- a CDS encoding YccF domain-containing protein — protein MKTLLNIIWLVCGGLWLALGYFFAGIICCLLIVTIPWGIASFRIASYTLWPFGRMVVDKPGGNGVFSLLGNVIWLVVAGIWIAIGHVVTAFAMAITIIGIPLAIANLKLIPVSLMPLGKQIVPSDRPFVTSYR, from the coding sequence ATGAAGACATTGCTCAACATCATTTGGCTGGTCTGCGGCGGACTCTGGCTGGCGCTCGGGTACTTCTTCGCGGGGATCATCTGCTGCCTGCTCATCGTGACCATCCCCTGGGGCATCGCGTCCTTCCGGATTGCGTCCTACACGCTGTGGCCCTTCGGCCGCATGGTGGTGGACAAGCCGGGCGGCAACGGCGTGTTCTCGCTGCTGGGCAACGTGATCTGGCTGGTGGTTGCAGGCATCTGGATCGCCATCGGCCACGTGGTGACCGCGTTCGCCATGGCCATCACGATCATCGGGATCCCGCTGGCGATCGCCAACCTGAAGCTCATCCCGGTTTCGCTGATGCCGCTCGGCAAGCAGATTGTGCCCTCCGACCGGCCCTTCGTCACCAGCTACCGCTAA
- a CDS encoding TrkH family potassium uptake protein: MAAQLSGSAKAGTDIRPGDSRIRRLLLHPVRSVPVAFLAVIMLGAGLLLLPASHYPTDSDTAMPALFTSVSAVCVTGLITVDTATFWTPFGQAVILGLIQVGGFGIMTLATLLALLVRKNLGLRGQLVAQSETHTLNFGDVRSVLVRVAKIMAAIEGSTAAVLTLRFWFAYDANPATALWHGIFHAVSAFNNAGFSLYSDNLVGLAEDPWIIIPICAAVVAGGLGFPVIIALMGGGFRFKEWTVHVRLTVYGTLMLLAAGFVLFAAFEWNRPETLGSLSTGGKFLGALAGSVFPRTAGFNSIDYGAATPETLMVTNILMFIGGGSAGTAGGIKITTFLILGFAIWNEVRGREQVTIAHRSISSSAQRQALSVALLGVAAVIAGTLLLLMFTDYSLEKVLFESISAFATVGVSTGITYHLPASAEWVLMALMFIGRIGTITVASALALSAHPRLYHLPEERPIIG, from the coding sequence ATGGCGGCACAGCTGAGCGGGTCGGCAAAAGCGGGCACAGACATCCGGCCCGGCGACAGCCGCATCAGGCGCCTGCTACTGCACCCGGTCAGGTCGGTGCCGGTGGCATTTCTTGCCGTGATCATGCTGGGAGCCGGGCTGCTCCTGCTTCCCGCCTCGCATTACCCCACGGATTCCGACACCGCTATGCCCGCCCTGTTCACCTCGGTTTCCGCCGTCTGCGTGACAGGGCTGATAACTGTGGACACCGCCACGTTCTGGACGCCCTTTGGCCAGGCGGTCATCCTCGGGCTGATCCAGGTGGGCGGCTTCGGCATCATGACGCTGGCAACCCTGCTCGCACTGCTGGTCCGCAAGAACCTCGGCCTCCGCGGGCAGCTCGTGGCGCAGTCCGAAACGCACACCCTGAACTTCGGCGATGTGCGGTCGGTGCTGGTTCGGGTCGCCAAAATCATGGCAGCCATCGAGGGCAGCACGGCGGCGGTCCTGACGCTCCGCTTCTGGTTCGCGTATGACGCCAACCCGGCCACGGCACTGTGGCACGGCATCTTCCACGCGGTATCCGCCTTTAACAACGCAGGCTTTTCGCTCTACAGCGACAACCTCGTCGGGCTCGCTGAAGACCCGTGGATCATCATCCCGATCTGCGCGGCAGTGGTGGCCGGCGGCCTGGGCTTCCCGGTCATCATCGCCTTGATGGGAGGCGGGTTCCGGTTCAAGGAGTGGACGGTCCATGTGCGGCTTACCGTCTACGGCACCCTCATGCTGCTCGCCGCCGGCTTCGTGCTCTTCGCCGCCTTCGAATGGAACCGGCCCGAAACCCTGGGGTCGCTCAGCACCGGCGGAAAGTTCCTCGGGGCGCTGGCCGGCAGTGTGTTTCCGCGCACGGCAGGCTTCAACAGCATCGATTACGGGGCCGCCACGCCGGAAACCCTAATGGTCACCAACATCCTCATGTTTATCGGCGGCGGGAGCGCCGGGACCGCGGGCGGTATCAAGATCACCACCTTCCTGATCCTGGGATTCGCCATTTGGAACGAGGTGCGGGGCCGTGAGCAGGTCACCATCGCCCACCGGTCCATCAGTTCCTCGGCACAGCGCCAGGCGCTTTCGGTTGCCTTGCTGGGGGTTGCCGCGGTCATCGCGGGAACGCTCCTGCTCCTGATGTTCACCGACTACAGCCTCGAAAAGGTGCTCTTCGAATCCATTTCCGCCTTCGCCACAGTGGGCGTGAGCACCGGCATCACCTACCACCTGCCGGCCAGCGCGGAGTGGGTCCTGATGGCGCTGATGTTCATCGGCCGGATCGGGACCATTACCGTTGCCTCTGCCCTGGCCCTGTCTGCGCATCCGCGGCTCTACCACCTGCCCGAAGAGCGGCCGATCATCGGCTGA